The Ectothiorhodospiraceae bacterium BW-2 nucleotide sequence TCGAGCCGCCGCTCTAGCCGTCCAAAGCGCATGTGGGTTAGGTTACGAATCCACTCAAAGTAGGAGACCACCACCCCGCCTGCATTGACTAGCGCATCGGGTAGAATCGTCACGCCACGCTGGCGCAGCAGCTCATCGGCCTCAGCGGTCACCGGCCCATTCGCCGCCTCGGCAATGAGACGACACTGAATCCGATTGGCATTGTCGGCATGGATCACCCCCTCTAACGCCGCTGGAATCAGAATATCGCACGAGAGCTCCAGCGCCAGATTACCATCATTGAGCACCTCTTTAGCACCGGGGTAGCCGACAACGGTGCGGTGTTCGAGTTTATATTGATAGACCGCTTCGATATTGAGCCCATCGGGGTTAACAATCGCGCCACTCCTATCGGTCACAGCTATAATGGTCGCCCCATCCTCCTCCGATAGAAATTTGGCCGCGTGATAGCCGACATTACCAAAACCGTGAATGACTATCCGCTTTCCCCCAAGTCCCAGAGTTAGGCCGCTAGCGGCCACCTCCTCTGGCTGACGAAAGAACTCCCGTAACAGATACTGCACTCCGCGACCGGTCGCCTCGGTTCGCCCCCGAATGCCGCCATGCTCTACCGGTTTACCGGTCACACAGGCGCTATGGTTAATATCATCGGGGTGGAGATGTTTGTAGGTATCGGCGATCCAAGCCATCTCCCGCTGTCCGGTACCGACATCGGGGGCCGGTACATTAATCGCCGGCCCTAAAAAGCCCTTATCGGCCATTTCGCGGGCAAAGCGGCGAGTAATCTGCTGTAGCTCATCGCGGCTGTAACGGGCCGGGTTAATCCGTAACCCCCCCTTCGCGCCGCCAAAGGGGACATCGACGATGGCGCACTTATAGGTCATTAGCGCCGCGAGCGCCTCTACCTCTGCCTGATCGACATTTGGAGCGTAGCGAATGCCCCCTTTCGAGGGGAGTCGGTGGATACTATGCACCGCCCGCCAGCCGGTAAAGAGCTCAATACGACCCCCAATTGAGACCGGAAAGGTGACCTGGAGCACTGAGGTACAGCTACGAATCGCATCGGCAATCCCTTGATCCAGTCCGAGCAGATGCACTGCCCGCTCAACCATTTTATCTACGCTGCGGCGAAACGAAACCCCACTAATCTCTGTGCCACTCATCGCTATCCTCCTCTCAATTAAACTATAGTAGCTGCTGTTTAGCTAACCCATACGCTAGCGCTCGCAAAAAGGCCCCATTCTCCGCCTCTCTGCCAACTGTCACCCGCAGGCACTGCGTTAACAGCCCCCCTTGTGGGTGCAGATTTTTAACTAACACCCCTTGCGATTTTATATCGTTAAACAGCACATCGACCTCTCCCCGCAGCAGCCGCACCAAGATAAAGTTCGCCTGTGAGGGGTAGGGGTGCAGGGCCTCATAGTGACTCAACTGCTGGTAGAGCTGCTGGCGCTGTGCGCAAATATCAAGCGCCTGCTGCTCAAAATCGCTAGCGTGCTGTAGCGCGAAGCGGGCGGTGAGCTGGGTTAGGCTGTTGATATTATAGGGCAATCTTAGCTTATGTAGCTGCTCTATCCAGCGCGGATCCCCCACCAAAAAGCCGCAGCGCAGCCCCGCCACCCCCCATTTAGAGAGGGTTCCCATCAGTAGCAGGTTAGGGTAGCGTGACAGCTCCCCCATCCAGGTGCGTCCTGCGGTAAAGGGGGCGTAGGCCTCGTCGATGACCACTAGCCCGGGGGCGGCGTCAATCATGGCCTCAATATCGGCTTTTGACCAGAGATTACCGGTTGGGTTATTGGGGCAGGCGAGAAAGATTAGCGCCGGCTGCCGCGCCTCAATCGCACTGAGCATCGCCCCCCTATCGAGGCTAAAATCGCTCTGTAACGGCACACCACAAAACGACATCCCGACCAAGGTGGCAATCATGCGATACATCACAAACCCAGGCTCCGGCGCCAGAACCACCCGTCCAGGTGCCGCCACAGCCAGCGCTAGTAGCTGAATAATCTCATCTGAGCCGTTACCGGGTAGTAGCGCCAATCCGTCGTCAATGCGGTAGTGTCGTCGTAGCTGTTGCAGCAGCTCGGTTGCGTTCGGATCGGGGTAGCGGTTCAGGCTCAACTGCTGTAGCTCTGCCATCCACGCCTGCTGCCTCTCAACCGGCCACTCAAGCGGCCAGTTATAGGGGTTCTCCATCGCATCGAGCTTCACCATACCACCGGCAGGGGGCACATGATATGCGCTCAGTTGGCGAATGGGGGGGGCTATCCACCGCTCTATCTGCTGTTCTATCGTCGTCATGGGCGCATGGTAGCACACCCAGCGCCGTTGAGGTAATAGCGACCGCTGCCGATCTGAACGACAACATTGGGTTGCCATCTGGCCAAGATACGACCATAACCGCAGCAGCGGGGGGAGCAGCTAGAATTAGCACAAGAGTTGATTCACAACCACCTGCCCAAGCCCTACAATAGAACCCTGCTGCTGCAACGGCTCGAACAACTATTGCGCAGGTAATCTAACCCTTTCCATCGACACAAGAGGCAACCTAAGGTGACACTAGAGCGAGATATGCTGGATAGACTCGATCGACTAACCCAAATCGGCATCGCCCTCTCCAGCGAACGAGATATTAACCGACTCATAGAGATGATCCTCATTGGCGCTAAAGAGCTCACCTACGCCGATGGCGGCACCTTTTACACCGTCGATGATGAGGCGCGAGAGGTCAGAATGGAGATTGTCCGCACCGACTCGCTCAACTTTGCCATGGGGGGCACCACTGGGGTGGCCATCCCCTTTGCGCCGATCTCGCTCTACAACGAACAGGGCGACCCTAACCACCAGATGGTAGTGACCCACGCGGTACTGGCCGATAAGATGATTAACATCCCTGATGCCTATAACGCCACCGGTTTCGACTTCTCCGGCACCCAAAAATTTGATCAAAAGACCGGCTACCGCTCGCGCTCATTCCTAACGGTACCGATGAAAAACCATAAAAACGAAATTATCGGCGTGCTACAGCTACTCAATGCCATCCACCCCACCACCAAAGAGGTGATCCCCTTCTCCGACGAGGCAGCGCAGCTCACCGCCTCACTCGCCTCACAAGCGGCAATCGCCTTAACCAACCGGCGGCTAATTGCCGATCTAAATACCCTGTTAGAGTCGTTAATTCAACTTATCGCCACCGCCATCGACGAAAAATCGCCCTACACCGGCGGCCACTGCGAACGGGTCCCCCAAATCACCATGATGCTCGCCGAAGCGGCCCACCAGCAGCAGAGCGGCCCTTTTGCTCAGTTTCAGATGAGCGAAGAGGATCGTTACGAACTCAATGTGGCCGCCTGGCTGCACGACTGCGGCAAGCTCACCACCCCTGAATATGTCGTCGATAAGCGCACCAAACTAGAGACCATCTACGATCGCATCGAGACCGTCACCACCCGCATTGAACTGTTAAAGCGCGATGCCACCCTTAACGCCCTAGAGCAGCGGTTAGAGGCACTAAAACGGGGCGAGCCCGATCCGATCGCGCAGCTAGAGAGCCAATTAAACCAGATCCAACAGCAACTCGATGCCGAGGCGAGCTTTTTAGAGAGGGCCAACACCGGTGGCGAATTTATGGATGCCGCCGACCAACAGCGAGTACGCGATATCGGCCAGCAGATGATCACCCTTCGAGGGGAGCCCCGCCCGCTGCTAAATCCCGAAGAGATCGACAACTTAACGATCTCTCGCGGCACTCTAACCAAAGAGGAGCGCGATATTATTAACCACCATATCGTCGCCACTATCGATATGCTCAATACCCTCCCCTTCCCTAAACACCTAAGCCGAGTGCCCGAATATGCCGGCGGTCACCACGAACGGATCGACGGTAAGGGGTATCCGAAGGGGCTCACCGGCGAGCAGATGTCACTCCAGGCCAAAATGATGGCCATTGCCGATATCTTCGAAGCGCTCACCGCCCCAGACAGACCCTATAAAGAGGGTAAAAAGCTCTCCGAGGCGCTTAAAATTATGGGCTTTATGGCCGGTGAGGGGCATATCGATAAGCAGCTATTTAAGCTCTTTATCGATGAGAAAATTTATGCCCAGTACGCCGAGCGCTTTATCGCCCCGCACCAGGTGGATGAGATTGTGGCAGAGAGGATTCCGAACTACGATAAGCTGATCGATTAGTCGGCGCGTGACAGACGATATAGCCTAATGCCAGTAAGCTCAATAGCAGCAGCAGGGGATCGAATCGGTTTGACTCACGACTCACCATCACACAACCTGGGGCTGCATTGGCGTTATTGATACTGTCACAGTCACTATATCCGGGAGTGTTCTGATCTTTACCGACAGGACAGTCGCCGATGCCATCACCATCTAAATCGGCACTATAGCGCCAATCGAATGGAAATAGGTCGTCCTTATCCGATACACCATCATTATCGTCATCAGGATCATCAATATTGGCGATGCCATCTCCATCAATATCTAAATAGGGGCTATTAATTAAATCGTTATCTTTGGCGTAGCGTAACCTGAGCATGGTTGTTGAAACTGGCTCTCCCCTACTGTCTAAAATATATGGCGTCTTTCCAGCACCACCTGACGCATCTGGATCAAGCAGATAACCACTATCGGGATCAACCTGATAGATAATGCCTTGATAGATAAATTGAGTCAACTGTCCTGCTTGACTATAAATATCATCCTCCTCGTCAGGAATACCATCCCTATCGCGATCCGAATGGAAAGCGGCTGAGTAGGGAAAATCATCTTCAAAGTCATTATAACCATCATTATCATCATCAGGATCGACATCATTAGTTAATCCGTCACCATCAGTATCATATAGATAGTGATTTAGGGCATTTTTGTCGGTCTCATACGCCCAAGGTGAGAGCGTGCCAGCAGGAATCGCGGGATTATTCGGTGCAATATCGATTAAATCAGGATAGCCATCGCCATCGCTATCCTTTGTATATTTTGAGTTATAGGGAAAGGCATCATCGACATCATTAACGCCATCGTTATCGTCGTCTGGATCATCAAAATTCATTATGCCATCGCCATCTAAATCGTGCACCATACTATCGACAAGATACTTGCTTTTCTCATAGGTTAAATCGCAATAGTCTGAAGCGATAGTAGAGCTATTATTTAAATTATTGATAATCAAATTTGCACCTGAAACCTCTCCAATCACCGTTCCTAAAACGCCAGATTCATCTTTATTTAAATCGGCCAAGGCCATCTGCTCTGAACACTCCCCCTCCAGATAGGTGACAGCGGCTGAAACAGGTCGATAAATCAGCAGTAGCATTAAATAGACAAGACTAAATCCAAAGAGAGAGTACTTCATAGTTTTATCCTGTATAAAAATATATTATTGAGTGACTTGCATCGCAAATAATGGCATAGAGAAGGCTTTTGCACCATTTCTTCCTAAGCCATCCATCGGATTATCAGAGAGTAGCGGCTCCCAATCAGCCCAACGGTTACCATCTCTATCGGTAATATCTCTAAAGTCTAGCAATAGACAGTCATTCAAATTACCATCAATAGAGCAACGAGAGACTAGCCCACTTAACTGTCTCTTTATGGGTGTGACATCATAGTCTTCACAAGGCTCTATACCTAATGAGTAACTTAATACATCATCATCATCATCCGCCTTAGCAATAACCTCATCCAAATCATCGTGATAGCTATAAAAATAAAATTTTATCCCACTATCGCCAACGACAATTGGCTCATTAAAGCAGACGCTAATTATAGCTGTAGTTTCATTGTACTCAGCCGAAGTGACAAAGGGTGGAATGGCATCTCTAATCACCACTTCAGCTTGGCTCTGTCTGTTAGGTGTCAATATATTTGTTGGTAAATCTTCGACATTGAAATTCAACCGCACCCTATTGGCACTCG carries:
- a CDS encoding Glu/Leu/Phe/Val dehydrogenase, with the protein product MSGTEISGVSFRRSVDKMVERAVHLLGLDQGIADAIRSCTSVLQVTFPVSIGGRIELFTGWRAVHSIHRLPSKGGIRYAPNVDQAEVEALAALMTYKCAIVDVPFGGAKGGLRINPARYSRDELQQITRRFAREMADKGFLGPAINVPAPDVGTGQREMAWIADTYKHLHPDDINHSACVTGKPVEHGGIRGRTEATGRGVQYLLREFFRQPEEVAASGLTLGLGGKRIVIHGFGNVGYHAAKFLSEEDGATIIAVTDRSGAIVNPDGLNIEAVYQYKLEHRTVVGYPGAKEVLNDGNLALELSCDILIPAALEGVIHADNANRIQCRLIAEAANGPVTAEADELLRQRGVTILPDALVNAGGVVVSYFEWIRNLTHMRFGRLERRLDESRGEQIVDAIESVGCGNDLPNWIRDGIVRGAGELDLVRSGLDDSMRMALQETLLERQRHASVDDYRSAAYMVALKKLSRTYLDIGIY
- a CDS encoding histidinol-phosphate transaminase, producing the protein MTTIEQQIERWIAPPIRQLSAYHVPPAGGMVKLDAMENPYNWPLEWPVERQQAWMAELQQLSLNRYPDPNATELLQQLRRHYRIDDGLALLPGNGSDEIIQLLALAVAAPGRVVLAPEPGFVMYRMIATLVGMSFCGVPLQSDFSLDRGAMLSAIEARQPALIFLACPNNPTGNLWSKADIEAMIDAAPGLVVIDEAYAPFTAGRTWMGELSRYPNLLLMGTLSKWGVAGLRCGFLVGDPRWIEQLHKLRLPYNINSLTQLTARFALQHASDFEQQALDICAQRQQLYQQLSHYEALHPYPSQANFILVRLLRGEVDVLFNDIKSQGVLVKNLHPQGGLLTQCLRVTVGREAENGAFLRALAYGLAKQQLL
- a CDS encoding GAF domain-containing protein translates to MLDRLDRLTQIGIALSSERDINRLIEMILIGAKELTYADGGTFYTVDDEAREVRMEIVRTDSLNFAMGGTTGVAIPFAPISLYNEQGDPNHQMVVTHAVLADKMINIPDAYNATGFDFSGTQKFDQKTGYRSRSFLTVPMKNHKNEIIGVLQLLNAIHPTTKEVIPFSDEAAQLTASLASQAAIALTNRRLIADLNTLLESLIQLIATAIDEKSPYTGGHCERVPQITMMLAEAAHQQQSGPFAQFQMSEEDRYELNVAAWLHDCGKLTTPEYVVDKRTKLETIYDRIETVTTRIELLKRDATLNALEQRLEALKRGEPDPIAQLESQLNQIQQQLDAEASFLERANTGGEFMDAADQQRVRDIGQQMITLRGEPRPLLNPEEIDNLTISRGTLTKEERDIINHHIVATIDMLNTLPFPKHLSRVPEYAGGHHERIDGKGYPKGLTGEQMSLQAKMMAIADIFEALTAPDRPYKEGKKLSEALKIMGFMAGEGHIDKQLFKLFIDEKIYAQYAERFIAPHQVDEIVAERIPNYDKLID